TAATCCTCGTCGTCATAGTTTCACcgaattcttttctttccatcCTCCCTTTCGACGATACGCGTGCGCTGACCTAGGCTTGATGACCGCGGCTACTGATTAGCATGTTCGCGCCTCCGTACCGACGCGGGATTTACGGTATTTCGGTGACACTCCCTCTTCGTGTATGGCAGTAACGAAACTATTTTTATACGCAGACCTCCGACTCTGTGCGAACATTATAATACACGtggaaattgttaaaaatttatcgggTGTCAAACGCGCACTGAATAAAAGTGTTTACTtactgttaacaaacgtatatTTCAACACGGCGAAATAGATGTTTTGTTATTATGATCAAATTTTAGTTTACAATGAGCCAAATaatgattgataaaaatttgttaatagTTAACAAATCGTATTTGGTTCaactaaaatttgataataacgAACCATTTATTCCACCATATCCAAATATACGTTTGTCGAGAGTAAATAAACTCTTTTCTCACCGTCAGTGCGTCGCGGGGGTTATTCACCTGAATTAATTACACCTGAATGATGCGGCCCTATAAGGCCTGTGTGTATAATAAGTCGCATATGGCACCAAATCTAATGGACGAACCTTACGCGTGTGCTTATATGCTTGAGGCTAGAATCTGTATAGATGGACGTTATGTTCATTCGACGATGAGATAATACCTTATAACggtaaataatatatacatccGATGCCAGATGAGTGATGAAATTCGTCAGGTGCAACatcataggtatatattaatattcaaCGATATGCGTAATATCACGTACCTGCATTACCTatactcaaaatttgaatgcGTGTTTTATtgttcaataaatatatacatatacggaATGTCCATCATCTCTGTAATATATACTTTCCGCGTGCGAGATATGGACAAAAATAATCATACGGTGAAATTCTAGGTACCATAACTGAGCTGgcgattatatatgtatgtatatgtagaaAGTAAAGAAAAGTGATTCACTGCGACGACTAATCGCATGGGTGCCCTCCggttaaatttgaaacttcaCCATGTTGAAGTtatagtaacgttaacgtagcGAAACATCGTGGAAATAAATCGTTGCACAATGTTAAAACGACTTTCAAGGAGCTGTcttttcaaaatgttttcaCATGTATTCTTTCTTATTATTGACTagctgaatttcagacaatcccAAAGCTGCGAAGTAACGATGttcctaaacatgcatcgtcAAAGTAACATCACCAACTTCAAACTCACGAAACTTCAGGGTACCACAGCGCTTTATTTCCTCACCTGCGATGCTAAAGCGAGGCGAATAAAACGTCAGTATGCAACAGCAGGTACGTACAATGAGTTAGGCATCTGCAGCTATTTCGTTGTGCGACACTTTCACGGCCGATGCGGTTGGCGAAAGTTGAATATGACGAAATAATGTAAGCAAGTACTTCTATACTGGCAGATAGATATGCGTGTAAATAGAACCCGTGCAGGATGTCGGACTGTTCGTCAACGACCTGCATGCAGGCACGTTTCCCTTACACGTTACTGTGCAAAAGTAAACGTAATGGAAACTTCAGTTACGGCCCTGATGCATTCGCTCTGCGGCTCAGTTTACTGATCAATCCTTACATCCACTTCGAACTTGAAGAGGAACATAATCTCTactgttgaaaattgaataaaaaaaaatagacttTGCTGAAACGAGTCTTGGGCATTGTGTATTATGATATGGCAATGAAACTGATTGCCTTACGTTCAATTCATCTATCGCAGAGATTCGCCCATCGATCGGGTGATTTTAAATAGCAAGCACATCTGTCACCGTTCATCTGGAACGGTCTTTAATGCTCACATCGCGACCCGACACTCCGGACAACACAAACTACGTGAAAATCTCCGTCcgtctttatctctctctctctctctttcggtCTCTTTGAATAGGTAAACTCGTATGCGCACGGAAACAGGACACGTCGTGTTTCGTTTCCACGTGACGCACGGGTTCATTATTATACGCGTTCGCGGCTTTCTCCTCAAGTGGTTTATACAGTAGCTGCACTATTCACAAGCCAAACGATAAGTAACCGCACGAAAGTTCGTTATTAAATGTCACCGCAACGGTTCCCaagaggaaaataattacCGGCGTGCAGCTACTGCAAATTTATACAAACACTCGTCTGATAAAACGAATTAACTTACGCATTCCGGAAatacactgttaaaaatttttgtatatgGAACTTCCTACACTGTATTGAAAGTTTTATTCGGATACGGAACATTGAAATCACCATACATTTGccgtttattcaatttacaaataaaataaatttactacacaatttattaaattcaaattacttttttgtgttttttttttataaattttaataaagtcaaaaaatgttattaaatatttaatacaaATACATAGTAATGTGCGTAAATTTGCGATCCGATTtcgtaaattgaaaactcTTTTCTACAGTAAATGTGTGgtaaattcacaatcattttttaacagCGATACATACCTCGCGAATAATTTCCAAACATTGATCATAATTCACATTTTACCGAGAGTTCCGAACCGGATGTCTTTCGATCATTCCACAGACGGTGcctcataattatacatgcCGACATTTCACTTCACCGTACTTGCGCCGGATATAATTTCACGTTGCACTCAAAGCACACCGATGATGAGCTTCGTCCTTTCTCCACAGCTAATCGCATATACAGCGCAATTATCGCGGCTGTTACAGATATAAAATCATTCGTGATTTTCAACCGTTtacgtacatgtattatagatataaatataacacATAGATCGAGCGTTACTAGAGCGCCTTATGATCTAGTTCATATATCCTCCTGCATGTTATTGCACAGTGAACGCGTAcaggtaggtataatataacattGTAACGAGCGGCGTATTATAGTAGCAAGAAAGTTTCTACTCTTCCTTTAAACAGTTACAGAATACAgcccgtaaaaaaattcactcgaaTAAAATCTAACTCGTTCGACTGGCCTCGGCGGCATTAAAGTCTCCGCATTCCTTGGCCTCGGCGCTTCATCAACGTTTGAGATCAAGCATCTGGTGGACCCGTTAAAACGGGATTTCTTTTCTCGGATTTATTTTCGCCCTCTTATCGAGCCGAGAAtgcgagtgaaaaaaaaaaaaacaaaggaatTTCTCACCTGTGATCCCGACGCAGAAGCCCAGCAGAAACAGCGCGGAGATCGGCCCTTCCATCTGGCCGGTCAATCAACTTCACAAACGCCGCACTCCACTCCACGCACTTTATATATCCGATAAAATACACAGCCCGTGTCAAGGACACCCTAGGTCAAGGGTGATCCTCGGATTTCCGAAGTTCCGGATCGTCGAACGGCTATTCGCGGAACTCTGCCATTTTTGGCGcgtgatttgaatttctaacgaTTCAAACGTCACAGTTATACGCCGACGAAACGCACGATTTACAACTTGTCAATCGCACCACTCGCTGCATCGAGAATTACACTTTACACGCGGGTGTATAGCCGCCATTTTTTACctccttctccctctctctctctctctctctcgatccTCTATCCGTGTGTctcgtatatacgtgtattcACTGCTCGACGCGGCACTCCGGTTGACCCACTTCTCGGCCCACGATAGCACTCGGTATTTATATTGAATCCGGGTATTCGTATATCTCCTGTATTTGTTTCGACGAAACTCAATCCATATTCCACGATCACATTCGTTTACAGTTATCGTCGTTGCAGTgagttttcttctttctcacCGTCATCGCACCTTCCcttcccccctttttttttaccaatctTCTATTATATTACgcacaaatttttatacaattcgGCGTTTCAAAAGcttcgaaaatttcatataCTATATTCACCCGTAATTCACAGCTTCGTGCGGGGTTGCCGATAACTACACCAATTGCTACTGACCAATTTAACGAATACGTGTAGCGGATACCgtggattattattatctctcACAGATGTACGATCGGACCGATTTCAAAGATTCTGTTTCTCAATTTAACAGGATAAACAATTCGGGATGTCGGCAGCGACTCGCGAGGCTCGAACGCGCTACTTGGGTCGTTCACTCGACACTGGACTCTCCTCTCACCTCCTTCCTAGCTCGGTTCTTCGTGTCTTCGCCTCTTCCCCGTACCTCCCGCCTCACCTATGGTCACCGAACACCAAGCCGAGCCTGCCTGGAGTCCATCGGCTATCCGACCTCATCGCCTCTCGAGATTATAGACTCCCAAAGGAAAATCCCGATTACCTAAACAAAGGTCAACGATCATAATATTTTCTCTTCGAAATTGCGATGTGCAAACTTTACGAGTTTCTGGAACCTTGTTCTCTCTGCGATAATGTATGCATCAGCACCCTACTAAAAGTGCAGTAATTTAGATTCTACATCTGTTGTGGTGAGTATATGGACAGCACTTTTTGTTTTACGTCAATGTGGTAGATCTACCTAACAATAAGCATATTGTAACTCTTATTATCggatttataaatattgccGCAATTGCTGTAGAtttgattcgaaaaaattgcTGTCTCTCCATATATTCACCACAACAGatgtaaaatctaaaaaatatttttctttccgtctGGGTTTCTCCAAGATTCGCACGTACTGCACGACGCGCGTACACGTTGTAGTACGAGCCACGATATTACGGGTCTTGGCACACACGCTTTGAACTTTTTCATTCCTCTTTGCCATTCATCAACCGTTGCTTCGGACGAGTTGAACAACTCCTTGCAGGGAGCATGTGTGTTAAGGATGAACATACGTGTGGCAGGTACACCGAGAGACCCGAGTCATAGGCAGGTATCCACTTGTATAAGTCCCAGGAGAGGATAGCTGGGCGGGTGATCGCGGAGACCGATGGTGGCCGATTCACCCCGGGACCTTACAGAGATTCTTCACTTCCGGAGATTTGTAGGATTACAAATTTAGCGAAAGCCGAATTTCGAATACACTGCACACtctgttaaaaattataaaaaatttactacacaTTTACTGTGCAAAAGAGTTGTCAATTTGCGAAATCAGGctgcaaatttacaaattcggtACAGCGACGCaaatcattttgattttactaaaattcaTAGGACAAACACacaaaaagtaatttgaatttactaaattttgtagtaaatttattttatttctaaattaaataaatggcAAATTCACTGTTCTGTGTCCGAATAAAACTTCCAATACGGTGTAGGAAGTTCCATACAGGAATTTTTAACAGTATACACTCTGTGCTCACCTGGCTATCACCCACACAAATGTTGTAACTGTGTACAGTCTTCCGATGAGGCGTGAATCAGAAAGCTGAACGGTGAGCCAAACTAGAGATGCGAGATTTCCGGGAGAGAGTAGATTGCAGTCTCACGCAATCACATCGACGTGAATCAACGGGTGTCTCTTTTTCCCAAACTCGCGCCACTGCATCCGGTTTCAAAATTCCTATCATCTCCTCATCCGGGCTGTAATATTCATGGCGagaacgattatttatttatttatttatttatttatttatttatttattttcaaatacggGCAGAGCCCAATTACACGGTCGACGAAAATCAAcgaccaaattttttttaacagagAGACTGagcgaataatttttaatggaAATGGGTGCTCACTTAGAGATTATACGAACcaattattacaataatacaaataaaattaaaataaaaataaaccacGAGGTTAAGATTATAGTTCGTctgaaattgtaataattttttatagaaaattgtagacatttataattttttaaatttcctacgattttcgaatatttcccACACTTATCAACCAACTGAACTTTATCGTAGTTTCgcatagaaattattttcatcaggGATGGTTAAATATTTcccgagtttcaccgcgtataATTTTCGTCTTTAATCTTATTATCATGGTTTGCGGAGAAAATCACTGAGTATAAATATAACGGTAATCGTCTCATAATACGATGAATATAGAATTAAAGTGAACAAAGGTGCTATTACTGTTAATGAATAACTGATAtcatactgaaatttttacgcGGTTAAGAATGAGTGAATTTCCGATCCTTGCTAGTCATGGGAAAGTGTAAAAGGagtcaaaatttttccgcCTCCTCCGGAAAGATTAAAGCAGGTATAAAAAGAACCCTGATTTCTGACCTCACGTCACCCTCGGCTTTCAGCTCGCTCCGTGGATCCGCCGTAATTTTGACTGCATCGGTATAGCAATATCTGTGTGGAATGCACCTCGTCTTTCACACAGGTATTCCTTCGGACCGTTTCGGGCTCTTGGATAACAACGGCAGTAAGAAAAAAACCCGTATTCTGACCTGcgcgaagaaaaagaattataaGAAGATCCCATCGCCGTCATGTTAGCGCAGGTGTTAATTATAAGAAAAGCAAACGCGTGACCGTAAGCGTTACGCGATTTCATTAGCTTCGATGTAATTTATTAGTAATTAGCTAGCCGGAGCTGTAAATGCTATCCCCTTGAACGTCCTGCGAATTTACTGCGTTATGCCTAATACCTAGGTTTGATCAAGAGGTCTAATCGATACTAGGATAAATCGtagttttgttaattttttacgaaaaaaagaaacgacaaatcaataaaaaataacgaattacCGTGGCCTAGATTATTCTACTGCAGACCGAAGAGAGATCCACAACGgttgtatttattttaaaccGACTTTTTGTTTGTTGATTTCTCAAAATAATCACGCACTGGCTGAACCTGTATGGTTAAACACCAATAACCTAAAATACAGTTTATCGTGTATGCGATATTCGTtaacatgtacatatatttaggTATGAAAGTCCAGAGTGAACCGAGAATCCGATACGGTTTCTTATACGATAGCGTTATTATATTCTATAAAAGAGATTAATTATTAAGCTGCTCTTCGGATACAGGCGTCAATCCAATTGCGAATCATCACCGTGACGTTTGAAATTATGATAACGAGTGTGTATCTATACGCAGGGTCATTTTCATTCACACATTGTTAGGCACTGCAATTTGCGCGCGAAATAGAGCGAAATAAAACACCTCCCTGCACACGTACTCGCGAGTCGTAAACGGTATGAGAGTTTCACATTCGCGTAATCCTGGATGAGATTCTATACTACGATTCCGTCTGCTTAGCTATCACTTGCAAGTTTGCGAGAGGAAAagatcaaaaatcaaaaaaatcacaattatTTCCACACTTcgcaaaaattatttgaatcgTTCAATCGCTAGGATTAATGTTTTTAAACCCCTATTTTTCCAAAAGTTTCGACACTTTGAAAAACGCTTTGGAAAAATCTAATAGAAAACCATTTGCATTCTTACCGCAGACACAACAGCGTGAATACACTTGTACACACTTCATAAAAGTAAACCGcacaaaattataaactgaCAGAGATTAGATCGGTTCTCCACGCGATACGACAAACGCGTGGATATTGAAATAACGAAAGTGCTTGATCTTTACTCAATAAACATTTTCACAGTCTTCAATCAACATTATTATCTGAACCATCttactgaaaaatatatcttccGAGATTTGTTGATGCGACGGTAAGTGTGATCATAGGTTACGGTTACATCTACAAAAAATCTTACGCAGCCAAATACATTCATTACGCGGGCCTCTATCGCATGCTTAGCGAATTTAATGATTATTATTGGTTTCCGATATTGCTGACAAGTCGGTAAGTCTGTAATCATGGGCTTGGGGTTACCATTAAACAGACCAGGTAACTCGGAAGGTAACACAACCggaattattttcagttcAATAACCGTCCGATGTTCTGTGATAGATTCCTATGAGATTCTTTAAAGAACGCTCAAGGCGCGAGAAATTCCAGTCGACGTCATAGAGATAATAATAGATAGAGTGGGCACGAGAATAGTACAGATGAAAAGAACTATGAGATCGAGTTACCCCCCATATATACTTACTATTACTTTTTTTCGGGAGCATAAAAAGAATGAGATTACTTTTTAGTCAATAATTTGCATTTTCACTATCCTTGTTTGCATGCGTATACGCATGTCGTGCACCTTTCCACTTAATCTTGCCAACTCTATTATCATCTCTGTGGTAGACACACCAAGTTCCGCGAACGAGGATGACCGTCATCACTAAGTCCGTGGTCATCACGTTCTTCAGTCATTGTCATTACTAGAGATTCATAGTTCATGCTCAGTCAGCCCATGCCAAAGTCAGAAGCCGTAACTGCCATGAGGTtgaaatagtaaaattaaCGATTTACTTAgcgaaatttcaattcccgCGAGTAATGTTCGAGCGTAAACTGacaggtgtaaaaaattcgataatcCTTCGTAATACGGTTGGCTTTCACGTGTGAAAGCGACGTCAAAAGTTCATACATTGTACATCCGTACCGTCATGATAGCATGACAATTCATGCACGCAGCAATAAGTCACTACGTATAGAAGCAAGAGCATTTCGACGGGCGCTAATCACTCGATTAAATTAGGGTAAATTCTAGCAATAGAAATGGGAAAAAGACGCAACCGTCAGCCGGATGTGTCCGAGGAAAACGCCGGGGAATCCACTGAATCGTGCGAAGACACCAGCACAGGTTTgcggctaatttttttatagtcATCTCCAAGACCTAGATAACGAGATACCGTAATTCTTTGTCCCTCTCCAGTTTGTTCATGTCTTAAATTTCTGTCTGCGCGATCAGCAGTCTTTGTTGACTGATCAAATATTCTTTACTTTGCGGaccaatttgaattttattctataATTTTCATATCGCATACCACCCCTAGTGTGCAATTTATATATATCCAACACGATGCAGCTTTGAGAATATTATCACGGTACAAGTTCCTTTGTTCAGATATTACGACGTAATATAGCACAAAGACAACAAGAATAACCACAAAACCGTATTGGCTTCGATTACTTCCTTGGTACAATCCTTTTGGCAAAAGTTTATAAGTCACTTTTACAGGAGCGAAGTCATGCCCGCATATTGCAAAGGCGATAGATTTATCCAAAGTGAAGAAGGCTTTGAAAGTTACCGGAATCGCCAAGGAGTGTGCGGAATGTGTTAAAGCCGGAGGACCGATTGTCCTGGACGATGAAGAagcggtaatttttttaagaaataacAGAGTActaattttactgaaaatttgaaagctcTGAAGGTATTctaaacaagaaaaattattgtttagTACGAACCCCTCATTCCGATTCTTTGGATCTGTTTGAAATGCGGTAGCCAGGGATGTGGCAGAGGGCAAAGACAGCACGCACTTCAACATTTCAAGACTCCTCGAAGCGATTGTCATTGCCTAACTTTAGATACTCATAGATGGAGTCTTTGGTGTTATGAATGCGAAAACGAAGTCAGTGCAGACTCGAGGTGATTTATACTgtacatgaaaatatattttaagaTATTTTTAGCTTTCAAGTCTTGTGAGAACGACACTGAAGTCCCTGATTTTTACCCTCGGATTTGAACATGCAATTTTAGAAAGAAACTTTTGGAATTAGTTGAGTTCGTAAAGAAACAAGCAAACTCTGCTGTACCCCTACCTACACCACCTTTACCAGTAATCGAGCTAGAATACAATGTGAATAGAAGTAGCAAAGAGGCCAAGGATTTAGACAACAAGAAAAAGACTACGATCCCTATGAATTTATCCAGAGTAAAGGTGggctattcttcttttttatacttttgGCCTGACCTTGGCCGtaaatttcattcgtatttaacaatgtttttttcgtttttccagGGGTTGACTAATTTAGGTAATACTTGTTTTCTCAATGCGGTTATGCAGTGTCTGGCTCAAACACCGTACCTCGTCAAAGTTTTAAAGGATCTACGAGTACCTGGCCAGAAGTTTGTCCTCCCTGGTGGAAAATTCAAGCCATCTGCCAATGCCGAAGAAGTTGAATTGGTATACAACATATCTCAATAAATTAACGCgcatttcatttttgaatataCTAAGCACATTCTGTTTTCAGCCTGAAATCGAAGGTACTCTTGATGGGTGGGGTACGATTACTTCGATCCTCCACGAAACTTTGACGGACATGCAGTCGTCTGAAGGGTCAGACGTCTACACGCCTTCGCTACTTTTGAAAGCAATAGCTTCCAGGCTGCCACAATTCAGTGGTGGAGATCAGCATGATTCTCACGAATTATTAAGGCATCTATTAGAATTAGTACAAAAAGAGGATTTGAgggtaaataatttgaataaaacttcATAGCACATTGTTAATTGATCTTGATTAGTAATTACTAATTACAATCATTCTTGCAGAGATACCAGTCAATAATTTTGAACCAAGTTGGTTTGAGTGGAAAAACTAACCCGCAGGGTGTGGAGGAAAATTTAAAGTCTCGTATAAAGTTCTACGGAAACCAAGCTTGTGCCAGATTATTAGGTCCAGAACGAGTTTTCAGAGGAGTATTAGTATCTACGCTGGAATGCTTAGAATGTCACCATTCGTCTCATCGTACAGAGCCATTCCTCGACCTGAGTCTCCCTGTTATGGCAGACAAACCACAGCCACCCATtctaaagtaaaaaatttacactttGCCGCAATCAAAAGATCCATGCTCGAACTTATTTGATTGATCTGACAAAACTGATGCTGATTTCTTAGGAGGAAAAACAGCGGTTTGGAAGATACGTTTGATCTTATGGGGAACAACACCACTAATGTACCGTCAAAACACCAGTTGAAAAAAGAACGATTAGCTGCCATGAAGCATCGCAGGAATAGAAGAAACAATCTTGCTAATGGGGATTCTCTGCCTAATCAAAATAGTATAACTGAAGAAaatcaggaaaaaaaatccgaaagTGGTTAGTACACCTTGCCGATTGGATGCAGAGACTTCTGCTTgggtgaaaattgaatgatgtAAGGATTTGTTTTTAGAAGAAAGTGATGCGGATGTGGAAGATAACATAGAGTCCGAAGCCGTTTCGCGACCCGAAGTCGGAGAGTCTGGCTATAGTTCAGAGAAACCATCCACTATGACTAGTCCAATGTCTCCGGGTGGTTCAATGCCTGCCAATAATCAAAATGATGACATCGTAGCTACAAACGATTTGTCGACTGGAAGTAGCATCACTTTGCCAAGCTCGGCCGATAATTCAACAGATtcgtcaaatttgaaatataatgaTTATATTAATACGCAGCAAACTCCAAGTCCCACGATCGATTTGATACCACTTAACTACCCTGCCGAATCGTCTAGCTCCGAAATAATTAATACGGCCGTGACAGAGAGTCCGGCTAGTCCCGATAAGGAAAATCCGTCAGGTACCTCAAATTGGCCAATTACGAGCTTGTCGCTCAACAATTCGCTCACGGTCAATTCGGACTTGACGAGCCCAGAAGGGCCCACAGTCAGCCCCTTGAGTACCTCCGTCACGTCCAAGGACAGTCCCACTAGCCCTGCCTCTAGTGCTTTCCAGAGTTCCTGCATGGATAAAATAGAGAGGCCAATGTCCAGCTTGGATGTAATAAGACCAGAAacagaagagagaaaagaaagttCTCCCAGGTATACTGCTGAtatgtttcaataattttgcgCAGGACTTGAACTGATTACTTACTACTTAATtcgtttcaatgtattttcaACGCAGTAAAAGCACCAGTGATTTGGACGCAAACATTTACCAGAAACCTCAAAAACGTACTGGCATGAAGAAGGACCGTACAAATGGGAACGGCGTCGATGATGTTATCTCAGGTTTATCTAGACTTGGAATGCACAGTAATGGTTATCAATCTCCTTCTCGCTACCCAAGCGAGGATGGAGAATGTTCCGTCCAATCCTGTCTAAACCAATTCACAGCATTGGAGCTTATGAGTGGTAACAACAAGGTGGGATGTGAAGCTTGCACCGAGAGAGAGAACAAGGTAAATAAACATTAATTTACGACTACTTCAAGATTATAAAGTCCATAGAAAATTTCCAACCAATCGATTGTCGTTACTggatttgaaatattattaacaGGGAAAGCAGGGAAAGATGGTATGCTGTCCTAGCACGAAGCAGTATCTAATTTCAAGAGCACCTGCGGTACTCATTTTGCACCTAAAAAGGTTTCAAATGCAAAGAGTTGTATTCCGCAAGGTAACGAAGCATGTAGCTTTTCCACCTATGTTGGACTTGGCTCCAGTATGCAGGGGTTACAGCGGCCCTCGATTATACGCATTGTACGGTGTTGTAGAGCACAGCGGAACGTTGCATGGCGGTCACTACGTTGCTTACGTAAAGGTGAGCATTTGCGCTTTGTGTCAAAATGATATCTTTTCACATATGcatatactttaaaaaaatttattcccatAGTCGAGACAACCTTTAGGCCCTAACGATCCCAGATGGTCGTTTTTACCGGACAAAGACACTCAAGACACGGACGATGGGTCGGCAAATATTAATTCAAATGATTCCGAAGGTGAAGAGGCAGCTGCCATTTTCCCCTCGACTTGCGAACCTCCCCCTGGTCGTTGGTACTTCGTTTCCGATTCGAGGTATGAAATTCTGtatgtttttaaattctttttcattgcTTAATTAACGCGAAATATCGATATCATACTATATTTTCATGATTTCAGAGTAATGGAAGTGGACGAGACAAGAGTTCTCCAGAGTCAAGCGTATTTGTTGTTCTACGAAAGAATTCTATGAAC
The Neodiprion lecontei isolate iyNeoLeco1 chromosome 3, iyNeoLeco1.1, whole genome shotgun sequence DNA segment above includes these coding regions:
- the LOC107226945 gene encoding ubiquitin carboxyl-terminal hydrolase 45 isoform X1, translated to MGKRRNRQPDVSEENAGESTESCEDTSTGAKSCPHIAKAIDLSKVKKALKVTGIAKECAECVKAGGPIVLDDEEAYEPLIPILWICLKCGSQGCGRGQRQHALQHFKTPRSDCHCLTLDTHRWSLWCYECENEVSADSRKKLLELVEFVKKQANSAVPLPTPPLPVIELEYNVNRSSKEAKDLDNKKKTTIPMNLSRVKGLTNLGNTCFLNAVMQCLAQTPYLVKVLKDLRVPGQKFVLPGGKFKPSANAEEVELPEIEGTLDGWGTITSILHETLTDMQSSEGSDVYTPSLLLKAIASRLPQFSGGDQHDSHELLRHLLELVQKEDLRRYQSIILNQVGLSGKTNPQGVEENLKSRIKFYGNQACARLLGPERVFRGVLVSTLECLECHHSSHRTEPFLDLSLPVMADKPQPPILKRKNSGLEDTFDLMGNNTTNVPSKHQLKKERLAAMKHRRNRRNNLANGDSLPNQNSITEENQEKKSESEESDADVEDNIESEAVSRPEVGESGYSSEKPSTMTSPMSPGGSMPANNQNDDIVATNDLSTGSSITLPSSADNSTDSSNLKYNDYINTQQTPSPTIDLIPLNYPAESSSSEIINTAVTESPASPDKENPSGTSNWPITSLSLNNSLTVNSDLTSPEGPTVSPLSTSVTSKDSPTSPASSAFQSSCMDKIERPMSSLDVIRPETEERKESSPSKSTSDLDANIYQKPQKRTGMKKDRTNGNGVDDVISGLSRLGMHSNGYQSPSRYPSEDGECSVQSCLNQFTALELMSGNNKVGCEACTERENKGKQGKMVCCPSTKQYLISRAPAVLILHLKRFQMQRVVFRKVTKHVAFPPMLDLAPVCRGYSGPRLYALYGVVEHSGTLHGGHYVAYVKSRQPLGPNDPRWSFLPDKDTQDTDDGSANINSNDSEGEEAAAIFPSTCEPPPGRWYFVSDSRVMEVDETRVLQSQAYLLFYERIL
- the LOC107226945 gene encoding ubiquitin carboxyl-terminal hydrolase 16 isoform X2 yields the protein MGKRRNRQPDVSEENAGESTESCEDTSTGAKSCPHIAKAIDLSKVKKALKVTGIAKECAECVKAGGPIVLDDEEAYEPLIPILWICLKCGSQGCGRGQRQHALQHFKTPRSDCHCLTLDTHRWSLWCYECENEVSADSRKKLLELVEFVKKQANSAVPLPTPPLPVIELEYNVNRSSKEAKDLDNKKKTTIPMNLSRVKGLTNLGNTCFLNAVMQCLAQTPYLVKVLKDLRVPGQKFVLPGGKFKPSANAEEVELPEIEGTLDGWGTITSILHETLTDMQSSEGSDVYTPSLLLKAIASRLPQFSGGDQHDSHELLRHLLELVQKEDLRRYQSIILNQVGLSGKTNPQGVEENLKSRIKFYGNQACARLLGPERVFRGVLVSTLECLECHHSSHRTEPFLDLSLPVMADKPQPPILKRKNSGLEDTFDLMGNNTTNVPSKHQLKKERLAAMKHRRNRRNNLANGDSLPNQNSITEENQEKKSESESDADVEDNIESEAVSRPEVGESGYSSEKPSTMTSPMSPGGSMPANNQNDDIVATNDLSTGSSITLPSSADNSTDSSNLKYNDYINTQQTPSPTIDLIPLNYPAESSSSEIINTAVTESPASPDKENPSGTSNWPITSLSLNNSLTVNSDLTSPEGPTVSPLSTSVTSKDSPTSPASSAFQSSCMDKIERPMSSLDVIRPETEERKESSPSKSTSDLDANIYQKPQKRTGMKKDRTNGNGVDDVISGLSRLGMHSNGYQSPSRYPSEDGECSVQSCLNQFTALELMSGNNKVGCEACTERENKGKQGKMVCCPSTKQYLISRAPAVLILHLKRFQMQRVVFRKVTKHVAFPPMLDLAPVCRGYSGPRLYALYGVVEHSGTLHGGHYVAYVKSRQPLGPNDPRWSFLPDKDTQDTDDGSANINSNDSEGEEAAAIFPSTCEPPPGRWYFVSDSRVMEVDETRVLQSQAYLLFYERIL